A region from the Leptolyngbya subtilissima AS-A7 genome encodes:
- a CDS encoding alpha/beta hydrolase has translation MTWQPVGRWLRPRTLALGGLSLGLTVLSGLPVQAAEAIFFSYGPVERAVSTSSLETLIESGELTDDLAFYVDLVGLSEAEVAQLRENLDRPLEVDGVLLSRFLYTSVGEELLDQVGVILKTRAGGNGKLSLRAALIQAATSPEGLSAINVVRSLPTDMQISINDAQAVASAVERIVNATTDSIVQLEQITVSQAAQQPPIDYANLADLTVPGPARVQIQRFELTDTQRDGQGPAPGGHRQLYIDVVRPRQWRGQAPVMVFSHGLTSRPEARHQWASHLASHGIVVVLPQHPGSDAQQVADFQAGLSSDVFEVQEFIDRPLDITFVLNELERLNPTEFEGRLKLDQVGVGGHSLGGYTALAVAGAEINFDHLQEVCDRSFIYLNTSLLLQCQALELPRETYRFRDPRVNSVLLVNPVNSSIFGPEGLAAVTVPVMVIAGSHDPATPAVFEQFRTFPWYTTENRSLALIEGQAHIDFSALDAGLSHLLSALPGLTLAEPEVIDRYMNALGLAFVGRYVARRPEYGLYLRSGYDSYLSQGEPFRLFMVNAGAEVEQQLINPLDELLQPLELPDGEPEELGEPGESEE, from the coding sequence ATGACCTGGCAACCTGTCGGGAGATGGCTGCGACCTCGGACCTTAGCTCTAGGTGGGCTAAGTCTGGGCTTGACTGTGCTGAGCGGACTGCCTGTGCAGGCGGCTGAAGCAATTTTCTTTAGCTACGGCCCGGTAGAGCGAGCTGTGAGCACCAGTTCTCTAGAAACCCTGATTGAGTCAGGAGAACTTACCGATGACCTGGCCTTCTACGTCGATTTAGTCGGGCTGAGCGAGGCCGAAGTGGCTCAACTGCGCGAAAACCTCGATCGCCCGCTAGAGGTAGATGGGGTGCTGCTATCCCGTTTTCTCTACACCAGCGTGGGCGAGGAGCTGCTTGACCAGGTGGGGGTAATTCTCAAAACCCGGGCTGGCGGCAATGGCAAACTGTCGCTGCGGGCGGCGCTGATTCAAGCGGCGACTTCACCGGAGGGGCTGTCGGCCATTAATGTGGTGCGATCGCTGCCCACCGATATGCAGATCAGTATTAACGACGCCCAGGCGGTGGCCAGCGCCGTCGAGCGCATCGTGAACGCCACCACCGACTCCATTGTTCAGCTAGAGCAGATCACGGTGAGCCAGGCCGCCCAGCAGCCCCCCATCGACTATGCCAACCTAGCCGATTTGACCGTTCCCGGCCCGGCGAGGGTGCAGATTCAGCGGTTTGAGTTGACCGATACCCAGCGCGATGGTCAAGGACCGGCCCCTGGGGGCCATCGCCAGCTCTACATAGATGTTGTGCGCCCCCGCCAGTGGCGGGGCCAGGCTCCGGTGATGGTGTTTTCCCATGGGCTGACCTCTAGACCCGAGGCGCGGCACCAGTGGGCCTCCCACCTAGCTTCCCATGGCATTGTGGTGGTGCTGCCCCAGCACCCCGGCAGCGATGCCCAGCAGGTGGCTGACTTTCAGGCGGGCCTCAGCAGCGACGTGTTTGAGGTGCAAGAGTTTATCGATCGCCCCCTCGACATTACTTTTGTGCTCAACGAGCTAGAGCGGCTCAACCCCACAGAGTTTGAAGGGCGGCTCAAGCTCGACCAGGTGGGGGTGGGGGGGCACTCGTTGGGGGGTTACACGGCTCTGGCGGTGGCCGGGGCAGAGATTAACTTTGACCATCTCCAAGAAGTTTGCGATCGCAGCTTCATTTACCTAAATACGTCGCTGCTATTGCAGTGTCAGGCGCTAGAGCTGCCTCGGGAGACCTACCGCTTTCGCGACCCCAGGGTTAACTCAGTGCTGTTGGTCAACCCGGTCAACAGCAGTATCTTTGGCCCCGAGGGGCTAGCGGCGGTAACGGTGCCGGTGATGGTGATTGCGGGCAGCCACGACCCCGCTACCCCCGCCGTGTTTGAGCAGTTTCGCACCTTCCCGTGGTACACCACCGAGAATCGTTCCCTGGCGCTGATCGAAGGGCAGGCCCACATTGACTTCTCAGCGTTAGATGCGGGTCTGTCGCACCTGCTGTCTGCCCTGCCGGGGCTCACCCTAGCCGAGCCGGAGGTGATCGATCGCTACATGAATGCCCTAGGCCTAGCCTTTGTCGGCCGCTACGTGGCCCGCCGACCTGAGTACGGGTTGTATTTGCGATCGGGCTACGACAGCTACCTCAGCCAGGGTGAACCCTTTCGTCTATTTATGGTGAATGCGGGTGCAGAGGTGGAGCAGCAATTGATCAACCCCCTCGATGAGCTCCTCCAACCGCTAGAACTGCCCGACGGTGAACCGGAAGAACTGGGGGAACCGGGAGAATCGGAAGAATAA
- a CDS encoding LexA family protein translates to MTLLPSERRLHNCLRQWIHLYGYAPTIREMKSALPESSTSFVQDLLDRLQQKGFIARAQGQARAICMLYGELPLKGIVQAGYLTEHPERFFERVRLDGRRYREGDYALQVSGDSMVNAQIFDGDIVVVRPTNDLWAVRPGKIAVVLIEGEGTTLKHVYQHEGDPQLVLQPANPDHPTRILASH, encoded by the coding sequence ATGACTCTTCTCCCTTCAGAGCGCCGTTTGCACAATTGTTTGAGGCAGTGGATCCATCTGTATGGCTATGCCCCCACTATTCGAGAGATGAAATCGGCTCTGCCAGAATCCTCCACATCCTTTGTTCAAGACTTATTAGACAGATTGCAGCAGAAGGGGTTTATTGCCAGAGCTCAGGGGCAAGCGCGGGCAATTTGCATGCTGTACGGTGAGTTGCCCCTAAAAGGAATTGTCCAAGCGGGCTATCTCACGGAGCACCCTGAAAGATTTTTCGAGCGGGTGCGACTGGACGGCAGGCGCTACCGAGAAGGTGACTACGCTCTTCAGGTTAGCGGTGACAGTATGGTAAACGCCCAAATTTTTGATGGCGATATCGTCGTTGTTCGCCCTACCAACGATCTTTGGGCTGTCCGACCCGGTAAAATCGCGGTGGTTTTGATTGAGGGTGAAGGGACTACCCTTAAACATGTTTACCAACACGAGGGCGATCCGCAGCTTGTCCTTCAGCCTGCCAACCCTGATCATCCAACCCGCATTCTGGCAAGTCATTAG
- a CDS encoding Mo-dependent nitrogenase C-terminal domain-containing protein, with protein MPAVTQSPYTQEQIKVWLRGLLTLAWADGNFDDDEKALIATITEDELAPELDFEHFEPVTPAEVARVLGSEPNVAENFLRMAVMVALSDGVYSVEEDLQLQALCQALNLQDTVLTSVRSTIYSLKPENAEIAAELRPPVVGKIDPLKPAREWLDQLEVHDPRLARFVCKLIPSQCPFERDVVLFNKKLVHIPPMCKINPLYEQLVGLRFRALSYLADDCGEDVTPLL; from the coding sequence ATGCCCGCAGTCACTCAGTCTCCCTACACCCAGGAGCAGATCAAGGTTTGGCTCCGGGGGCTGCTCACCCTGGCCTGGGCCGACGGCAACTTTGACGACGACGAAAAGGCGCTGATCGCCACTATTACCGAAGACGAACTGGCTCCCGAGCTCGATTTTGAGCATTTTGAACCCGTTACCCCTGCCGAAGTGGCCCGTGTGCTCGGCTCTGAGCCCAACGTGGCGGAAAACTTTTTGCGCATGGCGGTCATGGTAGCCCTGTCCGACGGGGTGTATTCCGTAGAAGAAGACTTGCAGCTCCAGGCGCTGTGCCAAGCCCTGAACCTGCAAGATACCGTGCTCACCTCGGTGCGATCGACCATATACAGCCTCAAACCGGAGAATGCCGAGATTGCTGCTGAACTGCGCCCCCCAGTAGTAGGCAAAATTGACCCCCTCAAACCCGCTCGCGAATGGCTCGATCAGCTTGAGGTGCACGACCCGCGCCTGGCCCGGTTTGTCTGCAAACTGATCCCGTCCCAGTGCCCCTTTGAGCGTGATGTGGTGCTATTCAATAAAAAGCTGGTGCACATTCCACCCATGTGCAAAATTAACCCGCTGTACGAGCAACTGGTGGGGCTACGCTTTCGCGCCTTGTCTTACTTGGCTGATGACTGCGGCGAAGACGTGACGCCGCTGCTGTAG
- the prfC gene encoding peptide chain release factor 3, translating into MTDAAVSTAATSADIAAAVEQRRNFAIISHPDAGKTTLTEKLLLYGGAIQEAGAVKAKRAQRSATSDWMELEQQRGISITSTVLQFAYGGYTINLLDTPGHQDFSEDTYRTLAAADNAVMLEDAAKGLEPQTLKLFEVCRMRSLPIFTFFNKMDRPAREPLELLDEIEQRLGLQTYAVNWPIGMGDRFKGVFDRRHQQIHLFERSIHGKKAAKNTVLDIGDPRIEDLLDQDLYYQFKEELEVIEEVGPELDLDAVHAGQQTPVFFGSAMTNFGVQLFLDAFLDYALKPSAHSSTLGEISPTNEDFSGFVFKLQANMDPKHRDRIAFVRVCSGKFEKDMVVSHARSGKSVRLSHPQKLFGQGRESLEEAYPGDVIGLNNPGVFAIGDTIYQGKRLEYDGIPCFSPEIFAYLKNPNPSKYKQFQKGVSELREEGAVQIMFSADESKRDPILAAVGQLQLEVVQYRLQNEYNVETRIEPLPYAVARWVDGDWEALEKVGRLFNTVTVKDSWDRPVLLFRNEWNCQQIQSDHPELKLSAIAPVVSGKEPESL; encoded by the coding sequence ATGACTGACGCCGCCGTTTCTACCGCCGCCACCTCCGCCGATATTGCCGCAGCGGTAGAGCAACGGCGCAATTTTGCCATTATTTCTCACCCCGACGCCGGTAAAACAACGCTGACCGAAAAGCTGCTGCTCTACGGAGGCGCTATTCAAGAAGCTGGGGCGGTGAAGGCCAAGCGAGCCCAGCGCAGCGCCACCTCCGACTGGATGGAGCTGGAGCAGCAGCGGGGGATTTCGATCACCTCCACGGTGTTGCAGTTTGCCTACGGCGGCTACACCATCAACCTGCTCGATACGCCGGGTCACCAAGACTTTAGCGAAGACACCTACAGGACGCTGGCTGCCGCCGACAACGCGGTGATGCTCGAAGACGCTGCTAAGGGTCTAGAGCCGCAAACCCTGAAGCTATTTGAAGTGTGCCGCATGCGATCGCTGCCCATCTTCACCTTCTTCAACAAGATGGATCGCCCCGCCCGCGAACCCCTAGAACTGCTGGATGAGATTGAGCAACGACTGGGTTTGCAAACCTACGCAGTCAACTGGCCCATCGGCATGGGCGATCGCTTCAAGGGCGTGTTTGACCGTCGTCACCAGCAGATTCACTTGTTTGAGCGCAGCATTCACGGCAAAAAAGCGGCCAAGAATACGGTGCTAGATATTGGCGATCCCCGCATCGAAGACCTGCTCGACCAGGACCTCTACTACCAGTTCAAAGAAGAGCTGGAGGTGATCGAAGAAGTCGGGCCAGAGCTGGATCTCGATGCCGTCCACGCCGGGCAGCAAACCCCAGTGTTCTTCGGCAGCGCCATGACCAACTTTGGTGTGCAGCTGTTTCTTGACGCCTTTCTCGACTACGCCCTCAAGCCCTCAGCCCACAGCAGCACTTTAGGCGAAATTTCCCCCACCAATGAAGACTTCTCAGGGTTCGTGTTTAAGCTTCAGGCCAACATGGACCCCAAACACCGCGATCGCATCGCCTTTGTGCGGGTGTGCTCCGGCAAGTTTGAGAAAGATATGGTGGTGAGCCACGCTCGCAGCGGCAAATCGGTGCGTCTGTCGCACCCCCAAAAGCTGTTTGGCCAGGGCAGGGAATCCCTTGAAGAAGCCTATCCGGGCGACGTGATTGGTCTCAATAACCCCGGTGTGTTTGCGATCGGCGACACCATTTACCAAGGCAAGCGGCTGGAGTACGACGGCATCCCCTGCTTCTCTCCAGAGATCTTTGCCTACCTGAAGAACCCCAACCCCTCTAAATACAAGCAGTTCCAAAAGGGCGTATCAGAGCTGCGCGAAGAAGGGGCGGTGCAAATCATGTTCTCCGCCGACGAGTCAAAGCGTGACCCTATTCTGGCGGCGGTGGGTCAGCTTCAGCTAGAGGTGGTGCAGTACCGTCTGCAAAACGAGTACAACGTTGAAACCCGCATTGAGCCGCTGCCCTACGCCGTAGCCCGCTGGGTCGACGGCGACTGGGAGGCTTTGGAAAAAGTCGGCCGACTGTTCAACACCGTCACCGTCAAAGACAGCTGGGATCGCCCGGTTCTCCTATTCCGCAACGAGTGGAACTGTCAGCAGATTCAGTCTGACCACCCCGAACTCAAGCTCAGTGCGATCGCCCCCGTAGTCTCCGGCAAAGAACCCGAAAGTCTCTAG
- a CDS encoding pentapeptide repeat-containing protein, giving the protein MAHAILKSANFADWCQRPTTLTHVRWHQAQQLDRARLGIAILQDPRVRLLLTTLNGIDQDLSNADLRGANLAGAKLHRANLTGANLSGAILHYAELHEATLTEANCVGTDLTAAQLTGACLEAWNIDSTTILKDIDCQYVFLRKQPDGRGDRERRPHNPDKDFQPGDFEKFFKDMLDTVQLLIRNGVNPDSFKAAFQSIIETHPDITADSIQGFERKGDDVLVTIQVPEATNKADIERTWDEVYEARLTAATAAAQLEAEKRRADDIKDISLGFSRFLSSVQINNMNNPINTGDGSFYAGGDVNLSGSTLNLGQISGQVTNQLNQIPAPAAPDQPDLRDILTQLKTAVETDGELSNEEKAEALQAVARIATAGTEPNPDDKTKGIVKRATTTLKGMTETLTDASKLAEACTKLLPLVLSLFALL; this is encoded by the coding sequence TTGGCCCATGCCATCCTCAAAAGCGCTAACTTTGCCGATTGGTGCCAGCGGCCCACCACCCTCACCCACGTTCGCTGGCACCAGGCTCAACAGCTCGATCGCGCCCGCCTAGGCATCGCCATCCTGCAAGACCCACGCGTGCGGTTGCTGCTCACCACCCTCAACGGCATCGACCAAGACCTAAGCAACGCCGATCTGCGCGGGGCAAACCTGGCCGGGGCCAAGCTCCACCGTGCCAATCTCACTGGTGCAAATCTAAGTGGGGCAATACTGCACTACGCCGAACTTCACGAGGCCACGCTGACCGAGGCCAACTGCGTCGGCACTGACCTCACCGCTGCCCAACTCACCGGGGCCTGCCTCGAAGCCTGGAACATCGACAGCACCACCATTCTCAAAGACATCGACTGCCAGTATGTGTTTCTGCGAAAGCAGCCTGACGGGCGGGGCGACCGAGAGCGGCGACCCCATAATCCTGACAAAGACTTTCAGCCCGGCGACTTTGAAAAATTCTTCAAAGACATGCTCGACACCGTGCAGTTGCTCATTCGCAACGGGGTCAACCCTGACTCGTTTAAGGCAGCATTTCAGAGCATTATCGAAACGCACCCCGACATTACCGCCGACTCCATTCAGGGCTTTGAGCGCAAGGGCGACGATGTCCTAGTTACCATTCAAGTGCCCGAAGCCACCAACAAAGCCGATATCGAGCGCACTTGGGACGAAGTGTATGAAGCCCGCCTCACTGCCGCCACCGCCGCTGCCCAACTCGAAGCCGAAAAGCGCCGAGCCGACGACATTAAAGATATTTCCCTGGGCTTCAGTCGATTTTTATCCAGCGTACAAATTAACAATATGAACAACCCCATTAACACAGGCGACGGCAGCTTCTACGCCGGGGGCGACGTCAACCTATCGGGCAGCACCCTTAACTTGGGGCAAATCAGCGGCCAGGTCACCAACCAGCTCAATCAAATTCCTGCGCCCGCTGCTCCCGACCAGCCCGACCTGCGCGACATTCTCACCCAGCTCAAAACCGCCGTAGAAACCGACGGCGAACTCAGCAACGAGGAAAAAGCCGAAGCCCTGCAAGCCGTGGCTCGCATTGCCACCGCAGGCACTGAACCCAACCCCGATGACAAAACCAAAGGTATCGTCAAACGCGCCACTACCACCCTCAAAGGCATGACCGAGACCCTTACCGATGCCTCAAAGCTAGCCGAGGCCTGCACCAAACTGCTGCCCCTAGTACTCAGCCTGTTCGCTCTGCTTTAG
- a CDS encoding phytoene desaturase family protein yields the protein MPSSKTADVIVIGSGIGGLCCGALLARYGYSVTVCESHTIAGGAAHGFERQGFIFDSGPSLYSGMSYRASTNPLRHVLDAVGEGDSITWANYNTWGVRLPEGDFDTTVGNDQFADVLRDLRGETAVQEWRRLQKAMVPLGKAATALPPAALRLDLGAVQTVAPYTWELLRNAPVFTQSSKPFSTVLDRTTRDPFIRNWMNMLCFLLSGLPAEGTSTAEMAFMFAEWYRPGVTLDYPMGGSAALVNALVRGLEKYGGTLRLGAHVKEILVEGGQATGVALRSGEVLSAGTVISNASIWDTLKLVPDGTLPKAFVEERQATPECPSFLHLHLGIDGEGLPPDLACHYITVEDWERGIDAPQNLIVMSIPTVLDPSLAPPGKHTIHVYTPATEPYELWQGCDRRSPEYAQLKAERAEPLWQALERIIPDVRQRVEVELVGTPLTHERFLRCHRGSYGPAISVQDGLFPGPKTPLEGLLCVGGSTFPGIGLPAVAACGLMTANTLASVSQHRQMLREVLG from the coding sequence ATGCCATCTTCCAAAACCGCCGATGTGATCGTGATTGGCAGCGGCATTGGTGGCCTGTGCTGTGGCGCGCTGCTGGCCCGCTATGGCTATAGCGTCACCGTCTGCGAAAGTCACACCATTGCGGGCGGAGCAGCCCACGGCTTTGAGCGCCAGGGGTTCATCTTTGATTCGGGGCCATCCCTCTACTCGGGAATGTCGTACCGGGCTTCCACCAACCCCCTGCGCCACGTGCTCGATGCGGTGGGCGAAGGGGATAGCATTACCTGGGCCAACTACAACACCTGGGGCGTGCGCCTGCCCGAAGGCGACTTTGACACCACCGTGGGCAACGATCAGTTCGCTGACGTGCTGCGCGATCTGCGGGGGGAGACCGCTGTTCAAGAGTGGCGTCGCCTGCAAAAAGCGATGGTGCCCCTAGGCAAAGCGGCCACTGCCCTCCCCCCCGCCGCTCTGAGGTTAGATCTGGGTGCGGTGCAAACCGTGGCTCCCTACACTTGGGAACTGCTGCGCAATGCTCCAGTGTTCACCCAGTCCAGCAAACCCTTCAGCACCGTGCTCGATCGCACCACCCGCGACCCCTTCATTCGCAACTGGATGAACATGCTGTGCTTTTTGCTGTCGGGTCTGCCCGCCGAGGGCACCAGCACTGCGGAAATGGCCTTTATGTTTGCCGAGTGGTATCGGCCCGGCGTCACGCTGGACTATCCCATGGGCGGCAGCGCAGCTCTAGTCAATGCCTTGGTGCGCGGGCTAGAGAAGTACGGCGGCACTCTGCGTTTGGGCGCTCACGTTAAAGAAATCTTGGTAGAAGGCGGGCAGGCAACGGGCGTTGCCCTCCGCTCTGGAGAAGTCCTCAGCGCAGGCACCGTGATCTCTAACGCCTCTATTTGGGACACGCTCAAGCTAGTACCCGATGGGACGCTGCCCAAGGCATTCGTAGAAGAACGCCAGGCTACTCCCGAGTGCCCTAGCTTTCTACACCTGCACTTGGGCATCGACGGCGAGGGACTTCCCCCTGACTTGGCCTGCCACTACATCACCGTAGAGGATTGGGAACGGGGCATTGACGCTCCGCAAAATCTCATCGTCATGTCGATTCCCACGGTGCTCGACCCGTCGCTGGCTCCACCGGGCAAGCACACCATCCACGTCTACACCCCCGCCACTGAGCCCTATGAACTGTGGCAGGGGTGCGATCGCCGCAGCCCCGAATATGCCCAGCTCAAGGCAGAACGGGCAGAACCCCTCTGGCAGGCCCTAGAGCGCATCATCCCCGACGTGCGCCAACGGGTAGAGGTAGAATTGGTCGGCACTCCCCTCACCCACGAACGCTTTTTGCGCTGCCACCGGGGCAGCTACGGTCCCGCCATCTCGGTTCAAGATGGCCTCTTCCCAGGGCCAAAGACCCCGCTTGAGGGGCTGCTCTGCGTGGGCGGTTCTACCTTCCCCGGCATCGGACTACCGGCGGTAGCCGCTTGCGGCTTGATGACTGCCAACACCCTGGCTTCGGTCAGCCAGCACCGCCAAATGTTGCGGGAGGTATTGGGCTAG
- a CDS encoding SpoIID/LytB domain-containing protein, producing MATLSPPRLQLQPLGHRRSRWLGAVGGMAIALTTAIAAPAPAAQNPVIQVGIVQRFGENLQDRITLEALPGEQLTLSFDTQGQPQTVTATRVVIGLTPEQLPEATLGERVVLSNHRSFETAEYSAQQWRDRGIEPEIAQPGSWEVWANRETYNSPLVRRLLVKNLQAQGFTEVFLDSEVVGQIPRTYFEANGYRYGRDTLDIRASGGRVRVTQPGEPPVTRVYGGTLRVQPNTYGTYTLVNSVPIETYLRGVVPHEIGASAPVPAIQAQAVLARTYALRNLRRFAIDDYELCADTQCQVYRGLTGTAPVADQAIQATQGQVLTYQNELVDALYSSTTGGITAAFSDVWDGPDRPYLRPVVDTVNGLWDINQYPLSSEEAIRAFMAIDKGFNEDTWELFRWRNESPLAEITQDLKTYLGRRQHPMAGLTQVRSVRVSERADSGRVQAIDIETDLGVVQLKKDEIVRVLTAPRSLLFYVEPMYQAPAAGNTSPGTPASGQITGYRFVGGGWGHGVGLSQTGSYRLGSLGWAYPRILQFYYPGTTLQPIGENLTFWREPT from the coding sequence ATGGCTACGCTCTCCCCGCCCCGGCTTCAGCTTCAACCCCTAGGCCATCGGCGATCGCGATGGTTAGGAGCGGTGGGCGGCATGGCGATCGCCCTCACCACCGCCATCGCCGCCCCCGCCCCCGCCGCCCAAAACCCGGTGATTCAAGTAGGCATTGTGCAGCGCTTTGGCGAAAACCTACAAGACCGCATCACCCTCGAAGCCCTGCCCGGTGAGCAGCTCACCCTCAGCTTTGACACCCAGGGCCAGCCCCAAACCGTAACCGCAACGCGAGTGGTGATCGGCCTCACCCCTGAGCAACTGCCCGAGGCCACCCTAGGCGAGCGCGTGGTGCTCAGCAACCACCGCAGCTTTGAGACCGCCGAATACAGCGCCCAGCAGTGGCGCGATCGCGGCATCGAGCCCGAGATCGCTCAGCCCGGCAGTTGGGAAGTGTGGGCCAACCGTGAAACCTACAACAGCCCCCTAGTGCGTCGCCTGCTGGTCAAAAACCTGCAAGCCCAGGGCTTTACCGAAGTCTTTCTCGACAGCGAAGTGGTGGGTCAAATTCCCCGCACCTATTTTGAGGCCAACGGCTATCGCTACGGCCGCGACACCCTCGATATTCGCGCCAGCGGCGGACGGGTGCGTGTCACCCAGCCCGGCGAGCCGCCCGTCACCCGCGTCTACGGCGGCACCCTGCGGGTACAGCCCAACACCTACGGCACCTACACCCTAGTCAACAGCGTGCCGATCGAAACCTACCTGCGCGGAGTAGTGCCCCACGAGATTGGTGCCAGTGCGCCAGTGCCCGCCATTCAGGCCCAGGCAGTGCTGGCCCGCACCTATGCCCTGCGCAATCTGCGCCGCTTTGCCATTGACGACTATGAGCTTTGCGCCGACACCCAGTGCCAGGTCTACCGAGGGCTGACCGGCACCGCGCCCGTGGCCGATCAGGCCATTCAAGCCACCCAAGGTCAGGTGCTCACTTACCAAAACGAGCTAGTAGATGCCCTGTACTCTTCCACCACCGGGGGCATTACCGCCGCCTTTAGCGACGTGTGGGATGGCCCCGATCGCCCCTACCTGCGCCCGGTGGTCGATACCGTCAACGGCCTGTGGGATATCAACCAGTACCCCCTCAGCTCCGAGGAGGCGATTCGCGCCTTTATGGCCATCGACAAAGGCTTCAACGAAGACACCTGGGAGCTGTTTCGCTGGCGCAATGAGAGCCCCTTGGCCGAAATCACCCAAGATCTAAAAACCTACCTGGGCCGTCGCCAGCACCCGATGGCAGGGCTGACCCAGGTGCGATCGGTGCGCGTTTCAGAACGGGCTGACTCGGGTCGGGTGCAGGCGATCGATATCGAAACCGACCTGGGTGTGGTGCAGCTCAAGAAGGATGAAATTGTGCGGGTGCTCACGGCTCCCCGCAGCCTGCTGTTCTATGTCGAGCCGATGTATCAGGCTCCGGCAGCGGGCAATACTTCCCCTGGTACCCCTGCTTCAGGACAGATCACGGGCTACCGCTTTGTGGGCGGCGGCTGGGGTCATGGCGTTGGCCTGAGTCAAACTGGGTCATACCGCCTGGGCAGCCTGGGCTGGGCCTATCCTCGCATTTTGCAGTTCTACTATCCCGGCACCACGTTGCAGCCGATTGGCGAAAATCTGACCTTCTGGCGTGAGCCAACCTAG
- a CDS encoding PIN domain-containing protein has translation MNIYAETNFVLELTFEQEQCSDCEQILSLCEAEQAKLIMPAYSLAEPHEKLTRQSRNRRELQQLLNAELSQLSRTASYASRIQSIQDIASLLVQSNEEERSRFVQCRQRIVEVGEIIALTAEVLSSAAEFETRYDLAPQDALVYASVISHLQNFRPKQACFLNRNSKDFDSPDIVEELSQLNCRMIPRFDHGYDFILSQVNNR, from the coding sequence GTGAATATTTACGCTGAAACCAACTTTGTCCTAGAGCTGACCTTCGAACAAGAGCAATGCTCTGATTGCGAGCAGATTCTTTCCCTTTGTGAGGCTGAGCAGGCAAAACTCATCATGCCAGCCTACAGTTTGGCCGAACCTCACGAAAAGTTGACTCGCCAAAGCCGCAACCGTCGTGAACTTCAACAATTATTGAATGCTGAACTGAGCCAGCTTTCACGCACAGCATCCTACGCCAGCCGAATTCAGAGCATTCAAGATATCGCCAGTTTATTAGTACAAAGCAACGAAGAAGAGCGCTCTCGCTTTGTTCAGTGCCGTCAGCGCATTGTGGAAGTTGGCGAAATTATTGCCCTCACAGCCGAGGTTTTAAGCAGTGCAGCAGAGTTTGAAACTAGGTACGACTTAGCTCCCCAGGATGCTTTGGTATACGCATCAGTCATCAGCCACTTGCAAAATTTTAGGCCTAAGCAGGCATGTTTTTTGAATCGAAACTCCAAAGATTTTGACAGTCCCGACATTGTTGAAGAACTCAGTCAACTCAATTGCCGAATGATCCCTCGTTTTGACCATGGATATGATTTCATCTTGTCCCAAGTCAACAATAGGTAG